A region of Mammaliicoccus sp. Dog046 DNA encodes the following proteins:
- a CDS encoding TetR/AcrR family transcriptional regulator: MNSTSERLINISMQTFSDKGYHGTSLNSIANDLGVKKASLYNYINSKDDLYGLCLEKCMNDGINIIENIDIRSQNLSEELLSFFKMYIFESACLVKFYVQLSFAPSNFIKDIEQYNDKLSTTLTYKLDEIHAHHKLNINKDEFVLLIRMFINGWLYRRAFIQSEATQKEVKNEFNIHAKLLLNTIRAKQSE, encoded by the coding sequence GTGAACAGCACATCTGAAAGGCTTATTAATATAAGTATGCAAACCTTTTCAGACAAAGGTTACCATGGAACATCACTAAATAGTATTGCCAATGATTTAGGAGTCAAGAAGGCTAGTTTATATAACTATATAAACAGTAAAGATGATCTTTATGGATTATGTTTAGAAAAGTGTATGAACGATGGAATAAATATCATTGAAAACATCGATATTCGATCCCAAAATTTAAGTGAAGAACTTTTATCATTTTTCAAAATGTATATTTTTGAATCTGCTTGCTTAGTGAAATTCTATGTTCAATTATCTTTTGCACCTTCAAATTTTATAAAGGATATTGAGCAGTACAATGATAAATTATCAACTACACTTACATATAAATTAGATGAAATACATGCACACCATAAACTTAATATAAATAAAGATGAATTCGTATTATTGATTAGGATGTTTATTAATGGTTGGCTTTATCGTAGAGCCTTTATACAATCTGAAGCCACTCAAAAAGAAGTCAAAAATGAGTTTAATATACACGCTAAGTTATTATTAAACACCATAAGAGCAAAGCAATCTGAATAA
- the pgaC gene encoding poly-beta-1,6-N-acetyl-D-glucosamine synthase: MDIILLFFIIYPIMMSIFWIIGTLIYYVLIESKMKAKDINYHPTEGISFIIACYNEAETIADTIKNLHGLSFPIKEIIAVNDGSSDDTKGELLKLKQKYNITFINLEQNKGKANALNIAAQSAKYPYLMCVDADTIIDDDAPYYMIESLINDPSIGAVTGNPRIRNKSTLLSKIQTIEYASLIGSIKRAQTINGFVNTISGVFSLFNKKALEENDYWDTDMITEDIAVSWKFHLSGYKIKYEPRALCWMLVPETFKGLWKQRVRWSQGGHEVILRDFKKMLKVRNISLWILYLEQVLSVVWVYGIIIMLIYTIMQLNLLDFYYYNYKLTIFLLSAFLLTFVNIIQFTLSLIIDSRYEFKNNWFVVFLSWYPTFYWLINALVVVVAFPKALKRKKGEFATWTSPDRGDLTE, translated from the coding sequence ATGGATATCATATTACTGTTTTTTATTATTTATCCAATCATGATGTCAATATTTTGGATAATAGGGACGTTGATTTATTATGTTCTGATTGAAAGTAAAATGAAGGCGAAGGACATTAATTATCATCCCACTGAAGGTATTTCGTTCATCATTGCATGTTATAACGAAGCAGAAACGATTGCTGATACTATCAAGAATTTGCATGGATTATCATTTCCTATCAAGGAAATCATAGCGGTGAATGATGGTAGCTCAGACGATACGAAAGGCGAGCTACTAAAATTAAAACAAAAATATAACATTACATTTATCAATTTAGAACAGAACAAAGGTAAGGCAAATGCTTTAAACATTGCAGCACAATCTGCGAAATACCCTTATTTAATGTGCGTTGATGCAGATACGATTATTGACGACGATGCACCATATTATATGATTGAAAGTTTAATTAATGACCCTTCAATTGGTGCAGTTACTGGTAATCCTAGAATTAGAAATAAATCTACTTTATTAAGTAAAATTCAAACGATCGAGTATGCAAGTTTAATTGGAAGTATTAAACGCGCACAAACTATTAATGGATTTGTAAATACGATTTCTGGGGTCTTTTCATTATTTAATAAAAAGGCACTCGAAGAAAATGACTATTGGGATACCGATATGATTACAGAAGATATTGCGGTGTCTTGGAAGTTTCACTTATCAGGATACAAAATTAAATATGAACCGAGAGCACTATGTTGGATGCTTGTTCCGGAAACATTTAAAGGACTTTGGAAACAGCGTGTCAGATGGTCGCAAGGTGGACATGAAGTAATATTAAGAGATTTTAAGAAAATGCTCAAAGTACGAAACATATCGTTATGGATATTATATCTTGAGCAAGTGCTATCAGTGGTGTGGGTGTACGGCATCATTATTATGCTGATTTATACAATCATGCAATTAAATTTATTGGATTTTTACTATTACAACTATAAGTTAACGATCTTTCTTTTATCAGCATTCTTATTAACGTTTGTAAATATCATTCAATTTACACTTTCTTTAATTATAGATAGCAGATATGAGTTTAAAAATAACTGGTTTGTTGTTTTCTTGAGTTGGTATCCGACATTTTACTGGTTAATCAACGCATTAG